TGGTAAGATGGGGTCGGAAGTTTTTGTGGTCAGCAGTGCTTATTATGGCATTGACCGCGCTGGCGGCATGCGGAACGAATAGCAATACTACGAAAGAGAATGTTGCTAAAACAGAGAATGCAGAGGAATCAACCTCAGCTAGCAGCACGCCGAGCGAAGGAAGTGGAAATGCTTCAGAAGAGGTTGCAACTCGGACGATTACAGGGGAATTCGGAGATGTTGAGATTCCAGTCAACCCTAAACGGGTGGCCGGGATTTACGTTGAAGATTATTTGAAGGCATTGGGAATTACCCCGGTGGTTCAGTGGTATCATCCAAGCTGGGGCAAACAGGATTACTTAAATCTCGATGTGCCAGAATTTGATATCACCGGAAGCTTGGAAGCGTTGTTGGAGAAAGACCCTGACTTGATTATTGCGGACGGAGGCGCGGATGCGGCGAGGTATGAACAATATTCCAAGATAGCACCAACTTATCGTCTCCCTGAGGCGGCACTGCAGGACTCAAGACAAGTGCTTACAGCGATTGCTGATGCGCTCGGTATTCCGGAGAAGGCTGAGGCTGTACTCGCCGAGTATGATCAGAAAGTGGCAGATGGAAAAGCTAAACTGCAACAGGCTCTGGGGCAAGAAAAAGTAGCAGTGATCCGGCTCAACGTAGCGGATAAGACCTTTGCTTTGTTCGGTGTTAAAAACCGTTTTATCGGTGTGATTTATTCTCAATTTGGCCTGACACCCGTGCCTATGGCTGCAGAAATGACCGAATATCAATCTATTATTTCCGAAGAGCTTATTCCTCAGCTCGAAGCGGATCATATCATCGTATTCCCTGACAACGGGGGCTGGGATACTGAAGGGAATCAGGAAGCGATCCAAATCCTTGATGGCCCGTTGTGGAAGAGCCTGCCGGCGGTGAAGAACGGGAATATTTATAGAATGGAACGTTCCCACTGGCAGACTGGTGCCATCACGGCCAATTCAATGAAGCTTGATGACCTGCTGGAAGCTATGGTGAAATAAACGGCAGCCGCCGTAAGGAAAAGCAAAAAGAAGGTCTATCAGCACCCTTGATAGACCTCCTTTTTTGTTTTAAACTGAAGTGAATGAAAATGGTTCTCAATTGGGGGCGGAAGAATGGCAAAAGATTTGCAAGACAGCAATAGAAGAAGGCTATTCTATAGCTTGATTAATATAGAAACCCAATCCCTGTCAGGAAGCGGACAGAGTGAGGTGTTTCAGGATCACACCCTAATCATTGTATCGGAAGGACTGGGGTTTGTTGAGGCCGAGATGAGGCAGTTTCCACTGGAAAAAGGTACTGGGTTCTTGTTCGAACCAGGGCTATTAAGCAAATCAACGCCGAAGAGCGGGGACTTAGCTTTTATCGGCTTACTTTTGAAATTATCGAAACCGGGGAAAACAGGCAGAGTGAAATAGAAAGAAGGACTAAAGAGGACATCCTTCGATCTGGTTTGCTAAGCTGCAGACCCTTTTCACAATGTAAATTACTGCTAGAGGCTATCTATAATAGCCGTAGAAGTACAGATGAGATCGAATGGTTCGCAGGCCATACGCGCTTTCAGGAGCTGCTGCTGTTAATCATGCGTGCAAATTCCTCTGTCGTTCAGATCACGGGTGATCATGAGGCAATCCATCGTTCCATTCACTATATGGAGGAACATTATAATCAAGCTGTAACCGTCGATCAATTGGCTGAAGTTGCAGGCATTACACGTGCACGCTACACACAAACTTTTAAAGAAGTGACAGGGCGGATTCCCTTGGAACATTTGAACGGGCTTCGTATCGAAAGGGCGCAGCAGCAGCTACTGCTAACGAATGACCGTATGCATGATATCGCGTTATCCGTCGGGTATAGTAATGAGTATTATTTTAATCGGCGTTTCAAAAGATCGGTTGGTGTTACTCCCGGTCAATACAGAAGCTTCCATCAGGATGGACTGAGGGTGTTTGCTCCTTTTTTGGAAGATTACCTATTGGCTCTGGATATTACTCCTGTGGCGCAATATTCTCATGCCGAGTGGGGGAAACAAGAGTACCTGGCTCTTCACAATGTTCCTGCGGTAGATATTTCGACTCGTAATTGGCAGGAACTCTCCCGGTACACACCCGAATTGATCTTGCTGGATAATGGCTTTCATCGTTGGCATCTGGAGGAGTGCAGCCGGATCGCTCCGTTGTTCAAGTTGCCTGTTCATCAAGAGGATTGGCGTGCCACATTGTATTCCGCAGCAGCGGTCTTTGGCAGAACGGAACGTGTCCAGGAAGTGATCGGCAATTATGAGCATCAGGCACAGCAAGCCAAGCAGGTGCTTACCCGTTCCGTCCATAGTCAGACCATAGCTTGTTTAAGAATCTCAGTCTACGGAATCACTCTCTATGGATGTGAGCATTTGGGGTATACAGGAAGCGTGCTCCATCATGATTTGGGTTTGCAGCCCCATAACTTGGTTCGGAAGCTGACCCGTGGAAAGAATCGAGTGAACCTGACAAAAGAAGAGCTTGCAAGTCTGACTGCGGATCATTTGTTCATTACCTTTGATCGGCTTGAAGGAGGAGGACGGGAACTGCTGGATACACAACTCTGGCGCAGCTTGCCTGCTGTACGTAACGGCTGCGTATATGAGGTGGATTTCATGGCCTGGATGAATTACGGTGTATTGTCGCATCAGCGTAAAATTGAGGATGTATTAAGAGCGTTAGGATAAGTCAGAAACTAGACCAGATAAAAAAGAGTACAATAAGTGCCACTATACTGCTGACGCGGGTCATTAATAAATAAGCCTCACTCGGCTCAACGTCACCTTTGACCATCCAACCGTATCTCATGTACCATCCGATTCGTGGGAAAAAGATGTTAAGTAGCGCTAACAGAACAAAGAGGAAAATAAAAAAGTCCATGATTTATCACTCCTTTATGTAATGTATACGCGAGACTGTATGGAGGGTGTCCCGATTCTTGTGTGAGTTTCCATATATTTATTTAAGCTTAAGCAATATAGACTGATAAAAAATGAAATTTCTTAAGGAGCGGATAAATCGGATGGGACATACAGGTCTTTTTTTCGGAGGGGGAGTAGGTGTTTTGTTCTTTTTAATTTGGTTGATATCAATTGGATTGGGGATCTACTTTTTTGTACTGCTTGTAAAACTGGCACGTAGAGGAATAGTGGCTTTAGACTTATATATCTACGCTAAAAATCGTGAGATACGTACCCGTTATGAGTCGGTTCAAGGTAGGTCAGATGAAACTTAAGGCCATTAAATGATCAAATAGAGTATGAGATACACCAAGGCTGGAACTGAATTTCAACAGCAGCAACAAGAGCCGGGGCTCCAGAAGAAGATGAATCCCGTACCTGATACAGGTGAAGATACCTATCAAGGTACCGGACGTCTGACTGGACGTAAAGCGCTAGTTACCGGAGCGGACAGCGGTATAGGTCGTGCTGTTGCGATTGCTTTTGCTCGTGAAGGCGCAGATGTTGTTCTATCCTACATGCCAGAGGAAGAAGAGGATGCTAAACAGGTCCTCAAGTTGGTGCAGGAAGCAGGACGTACCGCAATCGCCATCCCAGGCGATCTGAAAGATGAGGATTACTGTGAACAACTCGTCGATACTGCGGTTAAGCAGTTAGGTGGGATTGATATTTTAGCCAATATCGCGGGCAAGCAGCAATTCGTCCCAGACATCGCTGATCGTACCACAAAGCATTTTGACGATACATTTAAGACGAATGTGTATGCCATGTTCTGGCTGTGCAAAGCAGCTGTGAAGCATATGCAGCCGGGTAGTACCATCATCAACACGTCTTCCATTCAAGACTATAACCCCTCGCCTATCCTATTGGACTACGCGACGACCAAGGCTGCGATCAATACATTCAGTAAATCACTCGCTCAGCAAGTTGCTGATAAGGGGATTCGAGTCAATGTAGTGGCACCGGGTCCCGTGTGGACACCTCTTCAGGTGGTGGGTGGGCAACCAGAGGAAGTGCTGAAGGAGTTCGGTGCGAGCACACCACTAGGTCGTCCGGGACAGCCTGCAGAGATGGCTCCGGCATATGTATTTCTTGCTAGCCAAGAATCGAGCTATATCAGCGGCGAGACACTGAATGCTAATGGTGGAACTCCAACCCCATAGAATATTTAATGGAATGTTGGTATTGTAAATACGGAGAATTATTCAAAAGTACCCTACTAATTTTAGCTGTGGGGTGCTTTTGTTTTTATATGGCGAAAGGTGTATTATAGAATTTAATACTTTTTATCCCATTATTTTTATGGAATATGATCTAGAGCTGATCAAGATTGTCGAATACATAGATTTCCTGCGATTACCCGAGAAATATTTGAGTTGGTACAAGGTTTGGAGTAGACCATATAAAGAATTAGGAGCTGTATTATGCGTAAAAAGAAACTGGCAATACTCATCATTTCCTTTGTTCTAATCATGACGTGTTTTTCATCAGGAGCAGTCTTTGCGGATAAAGGAAAAGGAGCTGTAATGGATAGTGGAACAAAGGAAAGGCTAATGGAAAAGTATGATCTTGTAGAGCCTGAACCCGCAAATCCAGCAGAACATTGGAGTCAAACTGATTTTGGAGTCAGTAACCCTATTGCTATATTTGTAAGTATCAGTAGGTTGTATCTGAATCCATATGTTTTTGCAGCGCAAGAAATGATTAATCATTTGATTGATCGAAGCGGTCAACACAAATGATCCATACGAGGGCCGTTTTTCAGGGGATAAGTTAATCGTTCGTTATCTGTATATCTTTCAAAATATAATCCCAGCTATCATAATCATTCATATCATCAGGAAATTCTAATACACAAATATTATTAATATCCCAATTAATTTCTCGTACCGATGTTAATTCACTCACAGGATTAAGGATAAGGACAGTAAATTCGTTCGCTTTTAAAATATCAGATAAAATCATTTGTAGCTCTACAGCCTGTTCGTATGTGGCGAACCATCTAATGAATAGAATTTTTTTACTGCTTAATAATTTGTCCCAAAATCTCTTAATTCGTAAATCCAGCTTTGCTTTATAAGCTGGATAGGTCGTAGACCAATGTTTACCCAAGGTGATTGGAAAATCATGTACAGAGATAATGTTATAAAAGGTATCCCGAATATAATAGGATTTCACTAAAGCATTCTTGTTCCCATTAGGATAGACGGGTAATCCATCCTCTAGAAAAAAATGTGTCTCTTCGAGCATTTGCAGATTTGTTAACTCCATGAAATTCTGATATCTGTTCTTATAAAGTCTATTAACATCTGTTAATGAATAAGAAATCATCCAGTCGAGAGGCATGGAGAATATTCTCAAGTTATTTCTTTGCATATTTATAGCAGGAGCACAAGACATACCTAAGCTTACAATTAAATCATAGCTTATTTTCACATCTTGTAATTTCATGGACTCACCTAATTTCAACAGATTCAGGTTCTATTCAACGTTAAAAAAGAGCAGCAACTTAACTGCCCTCTAAAAAATATTAATGGCGTTGTAACAGCAAATAGCCGCTAATACTTGAAGTTTTTTTACGAAACACCACTTTAAAACCAACGTCATTGTCTAGCAAACAAGCTAAGGCGGTGTTAAGTTACCCATTGGGTCTCAAGCTAGGTCGACAAGGCTCGGCATTTCCAATGAAGCTGACAGAAATAATCCTACGTGCAGATCCACGAACCAAAGGATTTCTGCTCCATGTGATCAATACTAAATCAGGCTGACGCGTTGCCATTCTGATCTACCCCTTTCTATTAAGCTTCTCTATATAAAATGCACAATAGATTGTAATGTGCTAAACAGAAGCGGAGTGAGTGGGAGGATGTAAGGATCAGTTACTACATAAAATAGCTAATTTGATTAGCGGTGAGAATTAAAGAGTTACTCTTGTTTAATTTAGGTTTTCAGAATACAATAAAGTAAATTTCTGGTATGTTCGAATGGCGATAAACGTAGATGACCACAAGGGAGCATATATTCATAACGCCGTACGACTGAGCAAGTATTTGATCAATGATCAAATACTTTTTTATTTTCGTTTATAAGAAGCTAAATAGGGGGATACGATGAGGAAAGGGAAACCGATTAAAAAGAAGGTATACGGATTTATTTTGCAAGACAATGAAGTTGGAGAAAAGACCTTATTAGTTTATCTTAATGTACCAGAAGTACCCTTTAGATTGGTAGGTGGTAATGTCGATCCGGGGAAACAGAAGAAGAAGCCTTATTCAGGGAAATTCAAGAAGAAAGTGGACTTAAACAATTTAAATTAGTAAAGAAAATAGGAACACAATATTATTATAAGGATTATATAGATGCAAATGTTGAAAGACATGACTACCTTCTAATTCCAGAAACAAAATTACCTGAAAAGTGGAGATTCACTGGAGAGGGTGAAGGAGAGGACTGTGGAACTGTTTTTAACTACCAGTGGATAAAGCAAGATGAAATATACTTATTAGATAAAGAGTTTAGAGAATATATGTCGGAAAAATACATACAAGAATTGTTCGGCAATGGATAAGAGGTAACTATCATGTCCATTAGATGCTCCTTACTCTGAGGTGAAAGATATGAATAATCGTAAAATATTCTCACTACTTCCTTTGATCATTTTTTTATTTATATTATGGTACCTTTTGATGGCAAGTACATCTGCTATTGTTAATGTAGTGTCAGTAAATAAAAAAGAAATAGTAGTACAAAATATGAGCGGTGATCAAACTACAGTCACAATCCCAAAAGGAATATTTAAGTTAATTAATATAAATGAGGAGTACTTTGTTTCCTATAACAGTAGAATAGGGCAAAAACCTTTTTTAACTTCAATAGAACCAAGTGCTAAATGACTATTGGAAGCGGATTTAACAATAGAACTTATGAAACGGCTGATATAAAAGGCATAAAACAGGTGGGATTACTTTGCGTGTAGTTAAGCATATCATGTTATGGTTTGTTTCGACGATTCTGTTCACGTTGGCCTCTTTTGGATTAGAGCTCTTGGAAGGAAATAAGATCAGTACGACTGAATATTACGGGTTTCAAAATATAGGATTTGTTTTTATTTTCTTAGTATTTCTTTTTTCAGCCGTTCTTTACCCAATTATAATTTTTCCTTTCTCTTGGGTTGTTCGAATGATTGCAAATCCTTTGATTAGCCGCATAATGATATTGCTTCTGAGTGGTATCGGGGGATATGTTTTCTTTTACAAGGCATACGATGAACGCTTTATACAGGAATATCATTTGAATAGTAGTATAGCCATTATCCTTTTTGGTATTGCCGGTTCCATTTATGTCTTGGTGGATTATTATCTTGATCAGAGGAGTTGAATATATGAGCTATTTTGAAAGAGTTAATAAAATATCAAACATTTTATTATGTGTTTTTGGATTGTTTTTTATTTTGACTATAATTTTCTTTTCTACTAGCAGCTTCTCAGAAATCTTACGTTATAATTTCACAAATGACTTAAGAGGGGCAATGATTACAGTCATTAGTTTTATGATCTCTTTATTTTCACTTGTCCTGGGCATTACTTTGAAATGTCTTGTAAAAGACTCTGATGAAACGATCCAGCTTATTGCCACAAGAATAAAGTAGTTGTTGAAATCTCAGCATGTATAAAAAATCCCTACAACCAGTGTGGTTGGCAGGGATTTTGTTTTATCTAAGAATTGGATAATTTATCTACCTCTTCAGTAAAAGCATCCAGGTACTGATTGAATATTCCTGTATCTAATTTGGTGGTAGCATCATTTGCTATAGGAGGAGTGTCTTGGATTTGCTTGTACATACGATCAATCTCACCAGAGAGCTTAGACCAGATGTTTTTAATTGAAACGTATTTTGCATCCAAGTTGTTGATGTAATTATCGTATTCTAATTTTGTACTCATCGCTTTTCCTAATTGTTCAATTGTAAAATCTATATCTATGGCTTCACCTGTAGAGCTAGTTCCTGAACTTGCATACCAACTAATATCAACAAATCCAACATTCCAAATATCTGAAATGACAAAATTACTAATTTCTTTAAGTGTCGCTTCAGGAGACTGTTCATTTGTACCTGAATCAGAGGTGTTATTTACAGGTTCTTTGAAGAATTTTCTCATTTCGTTAAAGGGTTCTTTATTCTTGTCATTAGACGAATATCCCCAACCAATTTTATCATCCTTAATAAAAATTATAAGTTCACTACTGGAGGATGACTTTTCACCTTGAATTAGGACGATTTTGTCTTTTCCGCCATCTTTGTCTGTATAATCAGCTGATTCTATTACTGAAGCGTTCTTAAGTTTGTTATTCTCAGGTGTCTCGGTAAATTCAGTCATTTGAAAAATTGGTTGTACATCAGGAAGTATATTTTCGGATACGAACTTCTTTTTCGCTTCGATATCTGAACCATTCAGAAAAATTTCCACGTAATCGAGAGCTAATTTCTCGGATTTTGAAAGTTTCTTCTCTGGCACTGGTGTTGCAGCAGCTGTTATTGAAGAGTTAGTTGTTGCTTCAGACTGAGTAACTTCTGTAGATGTCGTATTCTTTTCCTCTGAATTTGATTTGGAACTACCACATCCTGTAAGAAGTACAATAGTTGCAACGATACATAAAAAAGCCTTTATTTTCAATCTTATATCCCCCTAAATCTGATAGTAAATACTAATTAATTCTACCAGATATAGGAATGGTAATCTATGTATGATGAAACCATTATATTGGATATTCGTATTCCTATAAAATGATGTTGAAAGGTCGTGTGCGTGATGGATAACGGATATTTTGTGGGTTGGGGCACGTTGGCATTAATAAATGCTGGGTTAGCGCAAGGTAAAAATAGGAGTGGGTTAAACTGGTTTCTAATTTCTTTGCTATGTGGCCCATTGGCCACATTTT
The window above is part of the Paenibacillus sp. FSL K6-0276 genome. Proteins encoded here:
- a CDS encoding DUF6199 family natural product biosynthesis protein, yielding MDFFIFLFVLLALLNIFFPRIGWYMRYGWMVKGDVEPSEAYLLMTRVSSIVALIVLFFIWSSF
- a CDS encoding DUF1796 family putative cysteine peptidase, with amino-acid sequence MKLQDVKISYDLIVSLGMSCAPAINMQRNNLRIFSMPLDWMISYSLTDVNRLYKNRYQNFMELTNLQMLEETHFFLEDGLPVYPNGNKNALVKSYYIRDTFYNIISVHDFPITLGKHWSTTYPAYKAKLDLRIKRFWDKLLSSKKILFIRWFATYEQAVELQMILSDILKANEFTVLILNPVSELTSVREINWDINNICVLEFPDDMNDYDSWDYILKDIQITND
- a CDS encoding SDR family oxidoreductase, which encodes MRYTKAGTEFQQQQQEPGLQKKMNPVPDTGEDTYQGTGRLTGRKALVTGADSGIGRAVAIAFAREGADVVLSYMPEEEEDAKQVLKLVQEAGRTAIAIPGDLKDEDYCEQLVDTAVKQLGGIDILANIAGKQQFVPDIADRTTKHFDDTFKTNVYAMFWLCKAAVKHMQPGSTIINTSSIQDYNPSPILLDYATTKAAINTFSKSLAQQVADKGIRVNVVAPGPVWTPLQVVGGQPEEVLKEFGASTPLGRPGQPAEMAPAYVFLASQESSYISGETLNANGGTPTP
- a CDS encoding ABC transporter substrate-binding protein — its product is MVRWGRKFLWSAVLIMALTALAACGTNSNTTKENVAKTENAEESTSASSTPSEGSGNASEEVATRTITGEFGDVEIPVNPKRVAGIYVEDYLKALGITPVVQWYHPSWGKQDYLNLDVPEFDITGSLEALLEKDPDLIIADGGADAARYEQYSKIAPTYRLPEAALQDSRQVLTAIADALGIPEKAEAVLAEYDQKVADGKAKLQQALGQEKVAVIRLNVADKTFALFGVKNRFIGVIYSQFGLTPVPMAAEMTEYQSIISEELIPQLEADHIIVFPDNGGWDTEGNQEAIQILDGPLWKSLPAVKNGNIYRMERSHWQTGAITANSMKLDDLLEAMVK
- a CDS encoding AraC family transcriptional regulator, with translation MLSCRPFSQCKLLLEAIYNSRRSTDEIEWFAGHTRFQELLLLIMRANSSVVQITGDHEAIHRSIHYMEEHYNQAVTVDQLAEVAGITRARYTQTFKEVTGRIPLEHLNGLRIERAQQQLLLTNDRMHDIALSVGYSNEYYFNRRFKRSVGVTPGQYRSFHQDGLRVFAPFLEDYLLALDITPVAQYSHAEWGKQEYLALHNVPAVDISTRNWQELSRYTPELILLDNGFHRWHLEECSRIAPLFKLPVHQEDWRATLYSAAAVFGRTERVQEVIGNYEHQAQQAKQVLTRSVHSQTIACLRISVYGITLYGCEHLGYTGSVLHHDLGLQPHNLVRKLTRGKNRVNLTKEELASLTADHLFITFDRLEGGGRELLDTQLWRSLPAVRNGCVYEVDFMAWMNYGVLSHQRKIEDVLRALG